Sequence from the Elephas maximus indicus isolate mEleMax1 chromosome 13, mEleMax1 primary haplotype, whole genome shotgun sequence genome:
GCATCAAAGCACTTACAAATGGTAAAAAAATCATGCCAGTCTTTCTGTAGTAATTTTAAGTACCTAACAAAATATTCAAGAAAACAAGTTTCTGATGAAATCAAAAAATCCAGAAGAACTGTAGAATCAAATCCTATATTTTTTAAGAAGAATAAGAAAACACAATGAGGATTATAGCCATTCTCATGTGTGTGGCGATtccgtatttctttttcttgggccGAGCTTTCAGTAGCTTCACAACATTCTCTGAAAGTAAAGATAATAGACAGCCCACATtagttaattttattaaataacacccttaccagatacaattcacataccatataattcaccCATTAATTACTTTTCAATCTactcattctttaaaaagaaaaacaaaaaaaattcaaaaccacTTCCTTTCTCCACAAACTCTAAATAAATCTGATTCAAtaaagcaaaagaagtccactGAGTTTTTGTCTACCTAACAAATGTCCAATGTCATCCCTTCTCTTGACAGCAGAATTCCTCATTCTTGTTTTTAGCTacctcagcccctgactcatggctactccatggacaagggaacaaaacactgcccagttctgcgccatccccacgaCCGGCTGTgaattgaaccattgtgatccacagggttctcattggctgatctttggagataaactgccaggtctttcttcctagtccatcttaggctGTAAGCTCCTCTGAACCCatgcagcatcccagcaacacgcaggcctccaACGACAGGCAGGTGGTAGCAATGCATTTGGCGCACTGGCCAGGAAATGAACCTGgagctcctgcatggaaggtgacaattctaccactgaatggcCAATGTGTCACTCCTCATTCTTACAGGTAACTAATTTTATGTGGTACAGTGGGGCTGGGGGCTAACTTCCTCTTCCTGCTTCACTTCCCTCAACAGGGGTGGGCATGTGACCCAGACTGACCAATCAGAGTACTCCATGCTCCTGACCACATGACTGGCTCTGACAAGAATCTGTGACCCCAACTGGGGTCATCAGATCTTCCCTGAGACTTTTACTGGAGCcactaaagattacagctgtaAGGCTGAATGATATAAGCCTGGAGCTGTAGGTGGCCGTGCCTAAGAATGAATTCAGAGCtgtcagagaaagagaaaaagagaaaaaaaatcaatgatatgATTTTGAACCTCTGTATACACAATTATGCCTGATGCCAATTCAACCCTTTGGAATTCCCAGTTATAAGCCAATAGCCGCCCTCTCCCCGTTTTTCCCCTGACTAGTTTGAGTTTCTATACTTACAACGAAAAAAATCATAACTAAtacaattacataaaaaaaaacccaaaacacatgGCACAAGCACATGCCTCCCTGGACACACTGAAGTAAGAAAGTTAGAAACTCACACAGAGAGTGAATGTAATTCACAAGCTTCCTCCATCCGGAGGCCTAAGAAGCCAACTGTGAGGACAACGAAGATACTCTAACAGGTATGTGCATTTTCAGAGGAATTTGTATTTGACCATTTTTTAGCCTAATTCAAAACACATGCAGGAATTTTGTGTTCTTGATTAGAACCCTTTTGCAAATTGGCCCCAAACACTTGCAGTCTGAAAGCAGCCACTGCCGACAGTGTCATAATACAAGGAAGTACTGGCAGAAAATACCACACCGACAATCATTAGTGAGAAATCCCCTTGACCCAGGccaagaaagaaatggaaataaagcaAATACTCTAGGGCATTAATAAAGCAGAAGCAGAGATAGTGTAAAAGGTCATCATCAGTTACCAACTTCATAACCAATTATAGATATTTGACACAAGAACATATACCCCCCCCCAAATACATGTTTTAATAAAGCAGAAACGGGGTTGGCATAAAAAGTCATCAGTAATACCACTTCCTAACCAATTTCAGATATTGGCCTTAAGAAGATAATCAGCTCAAATTCaactataaatgaaaataaaaatccagaATATCTCCTTTGAGTGTTGACAAGTTCACACTCGTCTTTACAAAGGTAAAAATCGTAGTTAAAGTCTCCAGAAGCTGAGTACACAACAGTGGGTCTTAAAGATGCCAAGAGTTCTTCAACATCAACTACACTAAGATCCTGACCACACaggcaaaaccagtaaaccagAACCCGTGTTTTCTCATCCCAGTCCAGTTCTAGTACCCCAAATCTGCCCAGCCAGCCAACTTTTCATAATGAGAGCTCAAATGTAAGCTTGTTTTCATGTAGACAGGGTTAAAGAAAGGAATTGGAACTCATGAGGAAACCGCAATcattttagggatttttttttcctcccaaaggATGGAAAGTAAATATGTGTAGCTCATTATTAGAAATGTGTCCTGCTTTCCTGGCATATAGGTAGTACAAGTACGTACAACTATACCAACCTGGTCAACTTCAGGTAGATGCCCAGCAACGCTTTGGCAGCCTCCAGCATGTCATCGTCCTGTTCTATGAAGACCCTAGACAGCCACTCACATGGACTATGCGATTGCAGAGAGGGCTGGAGGTGAGGCTTTAAGAAGTTCAGTAACTCGGACATATATCTCTGTAAACCAACtacaaaaaatggaaatttcaaaATGTAGGCAACAGTGCTTGAATACATTAATAACACCTTgtctatatataaatttataacgTATAAAGCACTTAAAACGCATTATCACAGTTCATACTTTCAAACAGTTCTGCGAGTTAGAGACTATTTTGATTTTgcaaatgaaaaaactgaggctcaaagaagaagCGCGGCTCGCCTAAAAGCATACAGTTAAAATGCACAGCCAAAGCATCTATCTGACATACCGcgtttttttgcaaataatgcaTCCCTTCTACACTTGTCTGCCATTCGCCCATGaggcattttcataagcacactatattaattttttttatagcacgcttaaaaaaaaaattggcatagcagtgcttcTGAAAATAGCTCACAGAAGGAGGGCGAGGTTGGCAAACAGACGTAGAACGTGTGTGTTacctgcataaaaatacagtagatgTCAAATAAGTAATTATGGCTGAGAAATAAAAGTATCACCTCTAACCTGAATTCTTATTTATATTATATGACATTACATTATGTTATTTATATAAAAGCATACAACTAAACGAATAATAACAGAAATCTCTTCTTTGGATGCTACAACTATCTGTTACTAGAGGCAATGATGCAACCAAAGAAAAACTACTGCTTCAGCAATATCAGAAAAAGAATGTCCTGTTTGTTTGCTTATAGCATTAAAAAATAGTACTACTATTAAGATATgcatgcaaaaaaacaaaaaaggtcttGGGGAGTCTTAACTGCAGTTTAAAACTCTGAATTATATAAAACGTGCCACCTAGTGTTTAAATTACAACTGCACAGGTTTTTATCTAACATGTAGTTTTCAAAGCGAAATGCTACCCAAAGCAATTCGGGAAGTCAGTGCTTCCAATTTAAACAAGCTTTCCCTTTTGATGCTGCTTATTTAAAGACACTCTGTTTTTCTCAAGTTAAATGGGGAACATGTTTTCCCTAACAGTTAAATTGAATGTCACACTCTTAAGTGGTCTTCTTTGGACTTGAGTTAACATCCAGGAAATTATATGCAACAATTTCTTTGTCAGTGTAACTTGTGACACATTAATTTCAATTTCTAATCATCACTAGTCCACATTAGTAGGTATACTAATTTGACGAACGATAATAAGAGCAAGATACTACAAACACATGAATTTGAACCGACTTATATCACTTCTTGTGAGGTGACGCGTAacagcagctgcttttttttttaacctaagccATTCATTATGTTACACAAATTCAGTTTAGCCCACACAAAGCTGTTTCTTAAGGTAATATTAGCTCTCTTTTTACTTTCGAAAAGAAGTTAATAAAACATAACCAGCTTAATTAAACAAATCAGTGGAATTTATGATTATAATTACACTGGTCTTCAGATTTGATAATTATGAATTATTTTACTTATGTACATAATTACAAATTACATAAAAAGGATTTTAGAGAATTACCTTGAATTTCATTTGCTGAAGTACAATTTTGAAACTTGATTTCTAAGGATTTAATTAAAACTAAGGTCGCTGCTCTAAGGATTACATGATCTGGTCCAGAGTTCCTTTCACATCCAGGCTTAAAGTCATCGCCTCCAAAGCTGGAAGGTTTTCCATGAACAGACAATGTCCTCAACCACCCTAAACTCACAGCTTGCAAAACAGTGTTCGCTACAGCCAACATGTCCACATCTAGAAGATGATCTAGTGGCAGTAAGACAGGAACACATCCACGGAAGAGGTCTTCACCCACTTTACAGAGAAGGCACTTTTTAACAAACACGATCAACTTCCTTTTGACGAAAGCTGGGGTAGGCCAGGTAAGAACGTCTAGCACATAAGAAGGTTCCAGAAAGAAAATCCTCTGGCAAGTGAAATGGGACTTGAGGTAGATTCTGGAAGCTATAAGAAGTTCAAGCAACTCCAGGAAACACACCAAGCTGTTTATTATTTTAGAAGTTTCTTGGCAGTTTTCAAAACGCTGAGAAAATAAGGAATTGTAAAATACTTCAAAAGTAGTATTAAAAGGCATCAGGAACTGCTTCAGAATTTCTGGAATTATAAAAATAGTAATTATAAACAACGGGGAAAACAAAAGCTTCTAAGACACACTTCTACAAATCAATTTTTGTAAATATTAATCATTTTACAAGATGAAATCGTAGATCGGGATTACCTCTAACGTGAACAAATGAGGTTACAGAGATTAACTGCTAATAGCCACTGTTATCATCAGTTTCACAAACATAAATAGCATCAGACTATGCAAGgaataacagcaatgaaaagctttaatttttctcccttacaatttttttctttaaaaagaatgtattttcaatcaaaaaaacacagagagagattATTTAGTTTGTCATACGTCAGGACAGATCAGATGTTGTAAAATAAGTCTGATCTTCATTATAAATATAATGCTCCCTGGGAGCAAGACAATGGCAATcatttataaaaaacaaataattccCACCTGTTTTTTGTGAGCATGGATGTTTAAAGATTTCTTTTATTACAACTGTAAGAGTCTGGAGGCAGTATACTACCTTATTACTTTCAGAGTATTCAGAAAGATTTTTTTGGCAAAAAGTAATCCAGGAATTGCTTAATGTTATCTATGAGTGAGAAAATAAAGGTAGTGAGTTATGATACAATATTTTCTTTACAATTAGCCATTATGCACACCACAACTCTATATAACATTGCCtattaacttacaaaaaaagttaTGATGATATTTGGTAAAACAAGAaggaacagaaatatattctgcAAGTCAAGGAATTCAATATGCCAAAGAAATACAGGACCAGAAGGAAACATGAAAATATTAGTAGTAGTCATTTCTAGGTATAGGCAATCCCTGGGTTACAActgagatctgttcctaagtctgtctttcagTTGAATTTGTAAGTAAGTCGGAACAGGTACATAGGGTTCTT
This genomic interval carries:
- the LINS1 gene encoding protein Lines homolog 1 isoform X1; amino-acid sequence: MKAFCEVLEQLYKKVLLGASLENDSHDYIFYLNPAFPDQDFSTMTPLKWSNTQGVQGTHQPCSVNLAPISVALACLKRPSWMSSSREITLLQLTVIKMMITRILSMETEFHTKEKYRVIIKILLKSSEVDSKLTCMFQNSDKLLSHMAAECLALLLYFQLREKITLSNSWITFCQKNLSEYSESNKVVYCLQTLTVVIKEIFKHPCSQKTEILKQFLMPFNTTFEVFYNSLFSQRFENCQETSKIINSLVCFLELLELLIASRIYLKSHFTCQRIFFLEPSYVLDVLTWPTPAFVKRKLIVFVKKCLLCKVGEDLFRGCVPVLLPLDHLLDVDMLAVANTVLQAVSLGWLRTLSVHGKPSSFGGDDFKPGCERNSGPDHVILRAATLVLIKSLEIKFQNCTSANEIQVGLQRYMSELLNFLKPHLQPSLQSHSPCEWLSRVFIEQDDDMLEAAKALLGIYLKLTRECCEATESSAQEKEIRNRHTHENGYNPHCVFLFFLKNIGFDSTVLLDFLISSETCFLEYFVRYLKLLQKDWHDFFTICKCFDAAELKDGISLRGCIPSPVQDRSTNQTEPHYRSALGSHTDAYARISWASDASSEPLKRQHDFQAMMSKETHSRLQAASLSSSPASQSLVNYDSSDDSEVELTDPCLASSKQTSLHQEAIKKIQDTSGTSRSEKELTLGPQPRPVVPKEPNSSFSVDCQVALNSTVSQVGISYRTVKCFEELQGAIDRLQKKNLFPYNPTALLKLLKPIETLCKSMSPL
- the LINS1 gene encoding protein Lines homolog 1 isoform X2 produces the protein MPFNTTFEVFYNSLFSQRFENCQETSKIINSLVCFLELLELLIASRIYLKSHFTCQRIFFLEPSYVLDVLTWPTPAFVKRKLIVFVKKCLLCKVGEDLFRGCVPVLLPLDHLLDVDMLAVANTVLQAVSLGWLRTLSVHGKPSSFGGDDFKPGCERNSGPDHVILRAATLVLIKSLEIKFQNCTSANEIQVGLQRYMSELLNFLKPHLQPSLQSHSPCEWLSRVFIEQDDDMLEAAKALLGIYLKLTRECCEATESSAQEKEIRNRHTHENGYNPHCVFLFFLKNIGFDSTVLLDFLISSETCFLEYFVRYLKLLQKDWHDFFTICKCFDAAELKDGISLRGCIPSPVQDRSTNQTEPHYRSALGSHTDAYARISWASDASSEPLKRQHDFQAMMSKETHSRLQAASLSSSPASQSLVNYDSSDDSEVELTDPCLASSKQTSLHQEAIKKIQDTSGTSRSEKELTLGPQPRPVVPKEPNSSFSVDCQVALNSTVSQVGISYRTVKCFEELQGAIDRLQKKNLFPYNPTALLKLLKPIETLCKSMSPL